Proteins co-encoded in one Corynebacterium lujinxingii genomic window:
- a CDS encoding AMIN-like domain-containing (lipo)protein, which translates to MTARSRLVVALALVTALTACAPTDTPEPQPNEFTKISEPSSVTTTPPPGTVTKTVIENAPSTTYDGIVPQTSPDNENSGFSTDKRDVAGLGEDVVIMDLRAGSHDGFDRVVYEFNGTQAPGFATRWMDTPMSYGSDAALPIAGNAFLRVEIRNTTDDSGRDYTHDATAGNVQEIFHTSAHKVLGATEYLIGLDKQRPYRIYYLDEPNRLVIDFEQ; encoded by the coding sequence ATGACTGCCCGCTCGCGCCTCGTCGTTGCCCTCGCCCTCGTCACTGCCCTGACCGCGTGCGCCCCCACAGACACCCCGGAGCCGCAGCCCAACGAGTTCACAAAAATCTCGGAGCCTTCTAGCGTGACGACGACCCCACCTCCCGGCACCGTCACCAAAACCGTGATCGAAAACGCCCCTTCCACCACCTACGACGGCATCGTCCCGCAGACGTCCCCCGACAACGAAAACAGTGGATTTTCCACCGACAAACGCGACGTCGCAGGACTCGGCGAAGACGTCGTGATCATGGACCTGCGCGCGGGCTCCCACGACGGGTTCGACCGCGTCGTCTACGAGTTCAACGGCACCCAGGCGCCGGGGTTTGCGACAAGGTGGATGGACACCCCAATGTCGTACGGCTCCGACGCCGCACTACCGATCGCCGGCAACGCGTTTTTGCGGGTGGAGATCCGCAACACCACCGACGACTCCGGACGCGACTACACCCACGATGCAACTGCCGGCAACGTCCAAGAGATCTTCCATACCTCCGCGCACAAGGTGCTGGGCGCGACCGAGTACCTCATCGGGTTGGATAAGCAGCGCCCATACCGCATCTACTACCTCGACGAGCCGAACCGTCTGGTCATCGACTTCGAGCAGTAA
- a CDS encoding ribonuclease J produces the protein MNEPRNRARKVTRKAGPPEPADQQPVFQAPDTPDANAQKNSADKGDAERDGGEQPRGNRGGNNQGGGRNNGNGGGRNRRRGRSRGGNGGNNGGGRRNPVKGMQGADLTKRLPAPPKLAKDTLRIYALGGISEIGRNMTVFEYNGRLLIVDCGVLFPNSDEPGVDLVLPDFGPIENKLDKIEGLVVTHGHEDHIGAIPWLLKLRHDIPIYSSKFTNALIKAKTQEHRQRPKLHDVNKDSEVNVGPFRLRFWHVNHSIPECLGVSIKTGAGHVVMTGDVKVDQTPYDGKPTDLPALSRLGDEGIDLFMCDSTNATIPGISASEAGIEETLTRLVSNARQRVVIASFASNVARVQMAVNAAVANNRKVAFNGRSMLRNMEIAEKMNLLKAPKGTIIPIEEAAKMAPHKTLLITTGTQGEPMAALSRMSRREHRQITIHDGDTIILSSSLIPGNEEAVFAVINNLAQIGANVITNAEAHVHASGHGYAGELLALYNAARPRNAMPVHGEWRHMRANKELAISTGVKPNNTALAQNGVVVDMHKGNIKVAGQYQVGQLYVDGTTMGDVDPDVLADRTSLASGGVVSITCVIDDATGRLLEAPRVSTTGYTDDDRDFNKKVVEGVEAVMGDLAAEGENDPFRMVQQIRRKVSRAIEQNYKRQPVILPTVVPMSSDNHAATEDEIAATRESR, from the coding sequence ATGAACGAACCCCGCAACCGCGCCCGTAAGGTGACGCGCAAGGCAGGACCCCCTGAACCGGCTGATCAGCAGCCGGTCTTCCAAGCTCCGGACACCCCGGACGCGAACGCGCAGAAAAACTCGGCCGACAAGGGCGACGCCGAGCGCGACGGCGGCGAACAGCCGCGCGGCAACCGCGGCGGTAACAACCAGGGCGGCGGCCGGAACAACGGCAACGGCGGTGGCCGGAACCGTCGTCGCGGTCGCAGCCGTGGCGGCAACGGCGGCAACAACGGCGGTGGGCGCCGCAACCCGGTCAAGGGCATGCAGGGCGCTGACCTGACCAAGCGTCTGCCCGCCCCGCCGAAGCTGGCCAAGGACACGCTGCGCATCTACGCGCTCGGCGGCATTTCCGAAATTGGCCGCAACATGACCGTCTTTGAATACAATGGCCGTCTGCTCATCGTTGACTGCGGCGTGCTGTTCCCGAACTCCGACGAGCCGGGGGTGGACCTCGTCCTGCCGGACTTCGGCCCGATCGAGAATAAGTTGGACAAGATTGAGGGTCTCGTCGTCACGCACGGCCACGAGGACCACATCGGTGCGATCCCGTGGCTGCTCAAGCTGCGCCACGACATCCCGATCTACTCGTCCAAGTTCACCAACGCGCTGATCAAGGCGAAGACGCAAGAGCACCGCCAGCGTCCGAAGCTGCACGACGTGAACAAGGATTCCGAGGTCAACGTCGGTCCGTTCCGCCTGCGTTTCTGGCACGTCAATCACTCCATTCCGGAGTGCCTCGGTGTGTCGATCAAGACGGGCGCGGGCCACGTCGTCATGACCGGCGACGTCAAGGTTGACCAGACCCCGTACGACGGCAAGCCGACCGACCTTCCAGCGCTGTCGCGGCTTGGCGACGAGGGCATCGACCTGTTCATGTGCGACTCCACCAACGCCACCATCCCGGGCATTTCCGCCTCGGAGGCCGGTATCGAGGAGACGCTGACCCGTCTGGTGTCCAACGCGCGTCAGCGTGTGGTCATCGCGTCGTTCGCGTCCAACGTGGCGCGTGTGCAGATGGCGGTCAACGCCGCGGTGGCCAACAACCGCAAGGTCGCCTTCAACGGCCGTTCCATGCTGCGCAATATGGAGATCGCCGAGAAGATGAACCTGCTCAAGGCGCCGAAGGGCACGATCATCCCGATCGAAGAGGCCGCGAAGATGGCCCCGCACAAGACGCTGCTGATCACCACGGGCACCCAGGGCGAGCCGATGGCGGCGTTGTCGCGCATGTCGCGCCGCGAGCACCGCCAGATCACCATCCACGACGGCGACACGATCATCTTGTCGTCCTCGCTCATTCCGGGCAACGAGGAGGCCGTCTTCGCGGTGATCAACAACCTCGCCCAGATCGGCGCGAACGTGATCACCAACGCCGAAGCCCACGTCCACGCCTCGGGCCACGGGTACGCCGGTGAGTTGCTCGCGCTCTACAACGCGGCGCGCCCGCGCAACGCGATGCCGGTGCACGGCGAGTGGCGCCACATGCGCGCCAACAAGGAGCTCGCCATCTCCACCGGTGTGAAGCCGAACAACACGGCGCTGGCGCAAAATGGTGTGGTCGTCGATATGCACAAGGGCAACATCAAGGTCGCCGGCCAGTACCAGGTCGGCCAGCTCTACGTCGACGGCACCACCATGGGCGATGTGGACCCGGACGTGCTCGCGGACCGCACCTCGCTGGCTTCAGGCGGCGTTGTCTCGATCACCTGCGTTATCGACGACGCCACCGGCCGTCTGCTCGAGGCGCCTCGCGTATCGACGACCGGCTACACCGACGATGACCGCGACTTCAACAAGAAGGTCGTCGAGGGCGTCGAGGCCGTGATGGGCGATCTGGCCGCCGAGGGTGAGAACGACCCGTTCCGCATGGTGCAGCAGATTCGCCGCAAGGTCTCGCGCGCGATCGAGCAGAACTACAAGCGCCAGCCGGTGATCCTCCCGACGGTCGTGCCGATGTCTTCCGACAACCACGCCGCAACCGAGGACGAAATCGCCGCGACCCGCGAATCGCGTTAG
- a CDS encoding FAD-dependent thymidylate synthase, giving the protein MRVELVAATALRTAHPDHVTDGEAAITHAAMSTEAPEAVLSRLIDDTRTDLLAHASATLHIFGVSRTAAAAVRAHDGFAVQQRDDDGYVVPPLVAEDEELAQLLDTALEHAEFVRRELLDGLEQLLGDEPNLLARRKRATEAARALEPAASAMQLVVTGSFATWRGFVAKRTGEYEDAETRALALECLAVLREEAPKVFGDLAPGERR; this is encoded by the coding sequence ATGCGCGTCGAACTCGTCGCCGCCACCGCACTGCGCACCGCCCACCCCGACCACGTCACCGATGGGGAAGCGGCCATTACGCACGCAGCCATGTCCACGGAAGCACCCGAGGCGGTGCTGAGCAGGCTTATCGACGACACCCGCACCGACCTACTCGCCCACGCCAGCGCAACCCTGCACATCTTCGGCGTCTCGCGCACCGCCGCCGCTGCCGTACGGGCCCACGACGGGTTCGCGGTGCAGCAGCGCGACGATGACGGCTACGTCGTGCCCCCGCTAGTCGCCGAAGATGAAGAACTAGCGCAGCTGCTCGACACCGCGCTGGAGCACGCCGAATTCGTGCGCCGCGAGTTGCTCGACGGTCTCGAGCAGTTGCTTGGCGACGAGCCCAACCTGCTCGCCCGGCGCAAACGCGCCACCGAGGCCGCCCGCGCGCTAGAGCCGGCGGCGTCGGCTATGCAGCTTGTTGTCACCGGTTCGTTTGCGACGTGGCGGGGGTTCGTCGCAAAGCGCACAGGCGAGTACGAAGATGCGGAAACCCGCGCGCTTGCCCTCGAATGCCTTGCGGTGCTGCGGGAGGAAGCGCCGAAAGTGTTCGGGGATTTGGCGCCGGGGGAACGTCGATAG
- a CDS encoding polyribonucleotide nucleotidyltransferase: MRNFQPKNSFDVQVEEDFGVTEVVATLDNGEFGTRNIRFETGQLARQADGSVTTYLDDDTMMLATTTASNQPREGFDFFPLTVDVEERMYAAGKIPGSFFRREGRPSTQAILACRLIDRPLRPTFVKGLRNEVQVVITVLSQHPEEYYDVVAINGASAATQLSGLPVSGPVGGVRMALLADDKHPEGQWVAFPNHEQHQRCLFEMVVAGRMVERKRGRKTEEDVAIMMVEAGAGVNVVEQIKNGYPAPTEETVAEGIESAKPYIETLCRAQRALTEEVSTEDKEFPLFPSYSEKVFKAVEKKAAKKLSKLMTIASKAEREDATNSYMEEIEEDLFDSFDIDDDEHEERAAASKEIRAAYNAVQKQIVREKILSEGFRIDGRGVTDIRDLGVEVELIPRAHGSALFERGETQILGVTTLDMLKMEQHLDSLHPEDSKRYIHHYNFPPYSTGETGRVGSPKRREIGHGALAERALVPVIPSREDFPYTIRQVSEALGSNGSTSMGSVCASTLSLYNAGVPLAAPVAGIAMGLVSGEVDGETEYVALTDILGAEDAFGDMDFKVAGTREFITALQLDTKLDGIPSKVLADALNQARDAREAILDTMAEVIDGPDEMNTLAPKITTVKIPVPKIGELIGPKGKTINQITEDTGAEISIEDDGTVFVSAASGEAADAAIEKINAIANPQMPKVGERYLGTVVKTVAFGAFVSIMPGTDGLIHISNLGGNTRVENVEDVINVGDKVEVEIRDIDNRGKISLVPVEDNE; the protein is encoded by the coding sequence TTGCGCAACTTTCAGCCAAAAAACTCGTTTGATGTCCAAGTTGAGGAGGACTTCGGTGTGACCGAGGTCGTCGCCACGCTGGACAACGGCGAGTTCGGCACCCGCAACATCCGTTTCGAGACCGGGCAGCTCGCGCGCCAGGCCGACGGCTCTGTGACCACCTACCTTGACGACGACACCATGATGCTGGCCACCACCACCGCATCGAATCAGCCGCGCGAGGGCTTCGATTTCTTCCCGCTGACCGTGGATGTGGAAGAACGTATGTACGCCGCCGGCAAGATCCCGGGCTCGTTCTTCCGTCGCGAGGGCCGCCCGTCCACGCAGGCGATTTTGGCCTGTCGCTTGATCGACCGCCCGCTGCGCCCGACGTTTGTCAAGGGGCTGCGCAACGAGGTCCAGGTGGTCATCACCGTGCTGTCTCAGCACCCGGAGGAGTACTACGACGTCGTCGCCATCAACGGCGCGTCTGCTGCAACGCAGCTGTCCGGCCTCCCGGTCTCCGGCCCGGTTGGCGGCGTGCGCATGGCGTTGCTTGCCGACGACAAGCACCCCGAGGGCCAGTGGGTCGCCTTCCCGAACCACGAGCAGCACCAGCGCTGCCTGTTCGAGATGGTCGTTGCCGGACGCATGGTCGAGCGCAAGCGCGGCCGCAAGACTGAGGAAGACGTCGCCATCATGATGGTGGAGGCCGGCGCGGGCGTGAACGTTGTCGAGCAGATTAAAAACGGCTACCCGGCACCGACCGAGGAGACCGTTGCGGAGGGCATCGAGTCGGCGAAGCCGTACATCGAGACCCTGTGCCGCGCGCAGCGTGCGCTGACCGAGGAAGTCTCCACCGAGGACAAGGAATTCCCGCTCTTCCCGTCGTACTCCGAGAAGGTATTCAAGGCCGTGGAGAAGAAGGCGGCGAAGAAGCTCTCGAAGCTGATGACCATCGCGTCGAAGGCGGAGCGCGAGGACGCCACCAACTCCTACATGGAGGAGATCGAGGAGGACCTGTTCGACTCCTTCGACATTGACGACGACGAGCACGAGGAGCGCGCAGCCGCGTCCAAAGAGATCCGTGCGGCCTACAACGCGGTGCAGAAGCAGATCGTGCGCGAGAAGATCCTCTCCGAGGGTTTCCGTATCGACGGCCGCGGCGTGACTGACATCCGCGACTTGGGCGTCGAGGTCGAACTCATCCCGCGCGCCCACGGCTCCGCCTTGTTCGAGCGCGGCGAGACCCAGATCCTGGGCGTGACCACGCTGGACATGCTGAAGATGGAGCAGCACCTCGACTCCCTGCACCCGGAGGACTCGAAGCGCTACATCCACCACTACAACTTCCCGCCGTACTCCACCGGTGAGACGGGCCGCGTCGGCTCGCCGAAGCGCCGCGAGATCGGTCACGGCGCTCTCGCAGAACGTGCGCTCGTGCCGGTGATCCCGTCGCGCGAGGACTTCCCGTACACCATCCGCCAGGTCTCCGAGGCGCTCGGCTCGAACGGGTCGACCTCGATGGGCTCGGTGTGCGCCTCCACGCTGTCGCTGTACAACGCAGGCGTGCCGCTGGCTGCCCCGGTGGCCGGCATCGCGATGGGGCTTGTCTCCGGCGAGGTCGACGGCGAGACCGAGTACGTCGCGCTAACCGACATCCTGGGCGCCGAGGACGCGTTCGGCGACATGGACTTCAAGGTCGCCGGTACCCGCGAGTTCATCACCGCGTTGCAGCTCGACACCAAGCTCGACGGCATCCCGTCGAAGGTGCTTGCCGACGCCCTGAACCAGGCCCGCGACGCCCGCGAAGCCATCCTGGATACCATGGCTGAGGTCATTGACGGTCCGGACGAGATGAACACGCTCGCCCCGAAGATCACCACCGTGAAGATCCCGGTACCGAAGATCGGCGAGCTGATCGGCCCGAAGGGCAAGACGATCAACCAGATCACCGAGGACACCGGCGCGGAGATCTCCATCGAGGACGACGGCACCGTGTTCGTCTCCGCAGCCTCCGGCGAAGCCGCGGACGCAGCGATTGAGAAGATCAACGCGATCGCGAACCCGCAGATGCCGAAGGTGGGGGAGCGCTACCTGGGCACCGTTGTCAAGACCGTCGCCTTCGGCGCGTTCGTGTCCATCATGCCGGGCACCGACGGCCTGATCCACATCTCGAATCTGGGTGGCAACACTCGTGTGGAAAATGTTGAGGACGTCATCAACGTCGGCGACAAGGTTGAGGTGGAAATCCGCGACATCGATAACCGCGGCAAGATCTCGCTCGTCCCGGTGGAGGACAACGAGTAA
- a CDS encoding nucleoside hydrolase, translating to MTTKLILDLDTGIDDALALAYALASPEVNLIGVTCTYGNVVVADSVRNTLAILELFGRTDIPVFAGPDHARVKDSFEVQEISAFIHGKNGIGEVEIPDPKRQVETTSAVDFLVESVDAYGDDLIIVPTGPSTTIAEAVEASNVFRENANIVMMGGALTVPGNVTAWSEANINQDPEATDLLFRKVRNVTMIGLDVTLKTLLTTKETAQWSALGTTGGNFLADITNYYIDAYKTTSPHLGGCGLHDPLAVAVAIQPGLVDTLGINMKVDTDGETRGRTIGDETRLNDQDKTAAVAVRVDTAGFLDEFMRRLTGLARETAVV from the coding sequence ATGACCACCAAGCTGATTCTGGATCTGGACACCGGTATCGACGATGCCCTCGCCCTCGCGTACGCCCTGGCCTCGCCGGAAGTCAACCTTATCGGGGTGACCTGTACCTACGGCAACGTGGTTGTCGCTGATTCGGTGCGCAACACGCTCGCCATCTTGGAGCTGTTCGGCCGAACGGACATCCCGGTGTTCGCCGGACCAGACCACGCGCGGGTGAAGGATTCCTTCGAAGTCCAGGAAATCTCGGCGTTTATCCACGGCAAAAACGGCATCGGTGAAGTGGAGATCCCCGACCCGAAGCGGCAGGTGGAAACGACATCCGCGGTCGACTTTCTCGTCGAGTCTGTCGATGCTTACGGCGATGATCTCATCATCGTGCCGACCGGCCCGTCGACTACGATCGCGGAAGCGGTTGAAGCTTCCAACGTGTTCCGCGAAAACGCCAACATCGTGATGATGGGCGGTGCGCTGACCGTCCCCGGCAACGTCACCGCGTGGTCCGAGGCAAACATCAACCAGGATCCGGAAGCTACGGATCTGCTGTTCCGGAAGGTTCGCAACGTCACCATGATCGGCCTCGACGTCACCCTGAAAACGCTTCTGACCACGAAGGAAACCGCGCAATGGTCTGCGCTTGGCACCACCGGCGGCAACTTCCTGGCGGACATCACGAACTACTACATCGACGCGTACAAGACCACCTCGCCGCACTTGGGCGGCTGCGGCTTGCACGACCCGCTCGCCGTCGCGGTGGCTATTCAGCCTGGTTTGGTTGACACGCTCGGCATCAACATGAAGGTGGACACCGATGGCGAGACGCGCGGGCGCACGATTGGCGACGAGACGCGGCTCAACGACCAGGACAAGACAGCCGCCGTCGCAGTCCGAGTCGACACCGCCGGCTTTTTGGACGAGTTCATGCGTCGACTGACCGGTTTGGCCCGCGAAACAGCCGTCGTGTAG
- a CDS encoding AMIN-like domain-containing (lipo)protein: protein MKRHSMLLTPAVAAALALGACSAETEPALDEPTAANKSPASSASTSASSTSTEATTDISPTAAQAAAAKPAAEGFTLEDTHIRSEQPAEMMIEDVRAGAHDGFDRLVVELSGTGSPSVIAGYEADPRQQASGYEIRPAGNAFFTLLIQGVPLSMSADEEIVAKSDPSGVAAGNIVGVADGGVFEADAQYVVGLNAQRPYKLTVLENPTRVVVDFQK from the coding sequence ATGAAACGCCACAGCATGCTTCTCACCCCTGCCGTTGCCGCCGCGCTCGCCCTCGGTGCCTGCAGCGCAGAGACCGAGCCCGCCCTGGACGAGCCGACAGCCGCCAACAAGTCGCCGGCGTCGAGTGCGTCGACCAGTGCGTCGTCGACAAGCACGGAAGCGACCACGGACATCTCCCCCACAGCCGCCCAGGCAGCTGCTGCGAAACCCGCGGCGGAAGGCTTCACGCTCGAAGACACCCACATCCGCTCCGAGCAGCCCGCGGAGATGATGATCGAAGACGTCCGCGCCGGTGCCCACGACGGATTCGACCGGCTCGTCGTGGAACTGTCCGGGACCGGATCCCCCAGTGTGATCGCCGGCTACGAGGCCGATCCGCGCCAGCAGGCCTCCGGCTACGAAATTCGCCCCGCCGGCAACGCCTTCTTCACGCTGCTCATCCAGGGAGTGCCGCTGAGCATGTCCGCGGACGAGGAGATTGTGGCCAAGTCTGATCCGTCGGGAGTTGCCGCCGGCAACATCGTCGGCGTGGCCGACGGCGGTGTGTTCGAGGCCGATGCCCAATACGTTGTGGGGCTGAATGCGCAGCGCCCCTACAAGCTCACGGTGCTGGAGAATCCGACGCGCGTGGTGGTGGATTTCCAGAAGTAA
- the rpsO gene encoding 30S ribosomal protein S15, with the protein MALSTEKKAEILKAYGLHETDTGSPEAQVALLTERINNLTEHLKTHQHDHHSRRGLLLLVGRRRGLLKYLRENNVDRYRDLIARLGLRR; encoded by the coding sequence ATGGCACTGTCCACTGAGAAGAAGGCCGAGATCCTCAAGGCTTACGGCCTGCACGAGACCGACACCGGTTCCCCGGAGGCGCAGGTTGCGCTGCTCACCGAGCGCATCAACAACCTGACCGAGCACCTCAAGACCCACCAGCACGACCACCACTCCCGTCGTGGCCTGCTGCTGCTCGTCGGTCGTCGTCGCGGCCTGCTGAAGTACCTGCGCGAGAACAACGTCGATCGTTACCGCGATCTGATTGCCCGTCTGGGTCTTCGTCGCTAA
- the dapA gene encoding 4-hydroxy-tetrahydrodipicolinate synthase, giving the protein MGLSCKVDRGADIFGTVCVAMVTPFDSDGALDLAAGRRLAAHLVENGIDALVLAGTTGESPTTSPEEKVALLKAVREEVGDRAKIVAGAGSNDTRHAVALAKEAADAGADALLAVTPYYSKPSQAGVVAHFEAIAAATDLPVCLYDIPGRSGIPIEEATIRELAQIDTIKAMKDARGNLFEAAGLIQDTGLAWYSGDDPLNLPWLTLGATGVISVVGHAAPQALRGLVDAFEAGDLARAREINANVLNVLARQQAALGGVTFAKAALRLQGIEVGDPRLPVAAATEEQVSRLREDLTKAGVL; this is encoded by the coding sequence ATGGGCTTATCGTGCAAAGTTGATAGAGGCGCCGACATCTTCGGCACCGTCTGCGTCGCCATGGTCACGCCGTTCGATTCCGACGGCGCGCTCGACCTTGCCGCAGGGCGTCGACTTGCAGCCCACTTGGTAGAAAACGGAATCGACGCACTTGTCCTCGCCGGCACCACCGGCGAATCCCCGACAACGAGCCCGGAAGAAAAGGTCGCGCTACTCAAGGCGGTGCGCGAAGAAGTCGGCGACCGTGCGAAGATCGTCGCCGGTGCGGGCTCCAACGACACCCGTCACGCCGTCGCGCTGGCCAAAGAAGCCGCCGACGCAGGCGCCGACGCGCTGCTGGCCGTCACGCCGTACTACTCCAAGCCGTCCCAGGCCGGAGTAGTCGCGCACTTCGAAGCCATCGCCGCCGCGACCGACCTTCCCGTGTGCCTCTACGACATCCCGGGCCGCTCCGGCATCCCCATCGAGGAAGCAACGATCCGGGAACTCGCACAGATCGACACGATCAAGGCGATGAAGGACGCACGCGGCAACCTCTTCGAAGCCGCCGGCCTGATCCAAGACACCGGCCTGGCGTGGTACTCGGGCGACGACCCGTTGAACCTGCCGTGGCTCACCCTCGGCGCAACCGGCGTCATTTCCGTTGTCGGACACGCGGCGCCGCAAGCGCTGCGGGGACTGGTGGACGCATTCGAGGCTGGCGACCTCGCCCGAGCACGGGAAATCAACGCCAACGTACTCAACGTCCTCGCGCGGCAGCAGGCCGCGCTGGGCGGCGTGACATTTGCAAAGGCAGCTCTGCGACTGCAGGGCATCGAAGTGGGAGACCCGCGCCTGCCCGTCGCAGCGGCGACTGAAGAGCAGGTTTCGCGGCTCCGAGAAGATTTGACGAAAGCTGGAGTCCTCTAA
- a CDS encoding oxygenase MpaB family protein, producing MSQHNPENYDNLLDGSVKTGARNLKRAPLGPDSLMWKWGSDKRLQLLRGYTGVLQNMHPAIGQSLLDHSKFFEEPFARLERSTPQIIMSIYDKNGELGKQIRDYHVDIKGKLRDGERYHSLNPETYWWAHATFVYRVILAQELFGTPFTHEEKDQIVREGVTWWDMYGLSERPVIDNYDDLIAYIDEMEDTVLERNETVDFALRTARVEPVKAPDGVPEAVWKVIWKPAMNSLIWLTIGTLNDKEREILDLEWTKKDQRRFNRIANVIRKVFTILPEDKRYMEPGRSLMIKNGMIRGKYKEPKKIEPYKPSGCPV from the coding sequence ATGAGCCAGCACAACCCTGAAAACTACGACAACCTGCTCGACGGCAGCGTGAAAACCGGCGCGCGCAACCTAAAGCGAGCACCGCTCGGCCCTGATTCGCTGATGTGGAAGTGGGGTTCCGACAAGCGTCTGCAGCTGCTGCGCGGCTACACCGGCGTGCTGCAAAACATGCACCCGGCGATCGGACAGTCCCTGCTCGATCACTCGAAGTTCTTCGAGGAGCCGTTCGCCAGGCTTGAGCGCTCCACCCCGCAGATCATCATGTCCATCTACGACAAGAACGGCGAATTGGGCAAACAGATCCGCGACTACCACGTGGACATCAAGGGCAAGCTGCGCGACGGCGAGCGCTACCACTCGCTGAACCCGGAGACGTACTGGTGGGCGCACGCGACGTTTGTCTACCGCGTCATCCTCGCCCAGGAACTCTTCGGCACCCCGTTCACCCACGAAGAAAAGGACCAGATCGTGCGCGAGGGCGTGACCTGGTGGGACATGTACGGGCTGTCGGAGCGCCCGGTGATTGACAACTACGACGATCTCATCGCCTACATCGACGAGATGGAAGACACCGTCTTAGAGCGCAACGAGACCGTCGACTTCGCGCTGCGCACCGCCCGCGTCGAGCCGGTCAAAGCCCCGGACGGTGTGCCCGAGGCGGTGTGGAAGGTGATCTGGAAGCCGGCGATGAACTCGCTGATCTGGCTGACCATCGGCACGCTCAACGACAAGGAGCGCGAGATCTTGGACCTCGAGTGGACTAAGAAGGACCAGCGCCGCTTCAACCGCATCGCGAATGTGATCCGAAAGGTGTTCACGATCCTGCCGGAAGACAAGCGCTACATGGAGCCCGGTAGGTCGCTGATGATTAAAAATGGCATGATCCGCGGCAAGTACAAGGAACCGAAGAAGATCGAGCCGTACAAGCCGTCCGGCTGCCCGGTGTAA
- the dapB gene encoding 4-hydroxy-tetrahydrodipicolinate reductase, with protein sequence MIKVGVLGAKGRVGSAVVAGVQKADDLELVAEIDHGDDLQQLVDAGVEVIVDFTTPTSVMGNLEFCINHGIHCVVGTTGFDDERYQQVRDWCAANEGVGVLIAPNFAISAVLTMAFARQAAPFFESAEVVEFHHPNKLDAPSGTAVKTAQGIAKARKDAGMGEMPDATEQALDGSRGADVDGVPVHAVRMQGMVAHEEVIFGTTDQSLTIRQDSYGRESFVPGVLTGVREVADHPGLTIGLDEYLGL encoded by the coding sequence ATGATCAAGGTTGGAGTACTCGGCGCGAAGGGCCGCGTCGGTTCGGCGGTTGTGGCAGGAGTGCAAAAGGCTGACGATCTCGAGCTCGTCGCTGAAATCGACCACGGTGACGACCTGCAGCAACTTGTCGATGCAGGCGTCGAGGTAATCGTAGATTTCACCACCCCGACTTCCGTCATGGGCAACCTGGAGTTCTGCATTAATCACGGCATCCACTGCGTGGTGGGCACCACCGGCTTCGACGACGAGCGCTACCAGCAGGTGCGCGACTGGTGCGCCGCAAACGAAGGCGTCGGCGTGCTCATCGCCCCGAATTTCGCCATCTCCGCGGTGCTGACCATGGCGTTCGCTCGCCAGGCCGCGCCGTTTTTCGAGTCCGCCGAGGTCGTCGAATTCCACCACCCGAACAAGCTCGACGCACCGAGCGGCACCGCGGTCAAGACCGCGCAGGGCATCGCCAAGGCGCGCAAGGACGCCGGGATGGGCGAGATGCCGGACGCCACCGAGCAGGCGCTTGACGGCTCCCGCGGCGCCGACGTCGACGGAGTGCCGGTGCACGCCGTGCGCATGCAGGGCATGGTCGCGCACGAGGAAGTCATCTTCGGTACGACGGACCAGTCGTTGACCATCCGCCAGGATTCCTACGGGCGCGAATCCTTCGTCCCCGGCGTGCTCACCGGCGTGCGCGAGGTGGCGGATCACCCGGGTCTGACGATCGGCCTCGACGAGTACCTCGGCCTGTAG